In Candidatus Promineifilum breve, one genomic interval encodes:
- a CDS encoding YtxH domain-containing protein, whose protein sequence is MDNRDNDFGAFLAGFVIGALVGAATALILAPQSGPATRQQIVDMSSDLRHTADTQAREYRDKAGAIIADTRDRAQQLTEQVQDQVRIVLDAGKDQVEQAAENLNNGAAPDLG, encoded by the coding sequence ATGGACAATCGCGATAATGACTTCGGCGCTTTCCTGGCTGGTTTTGTCATCGGGGCGCTGGTGGGAGCGGCCACGGCCCTTATTCTGGCCCCCCAATCCGGCCCGGCCACCCGCCAACAAATCGTGGACATGAGCAGTGATCTACGGCATACGGCCGATACGCAAGCGCGCGAATACCGCGACAAGGCCGGCGCGATCATCGCCGACACCCGCGACCGCGCCCAACAGTTGACCGAGCAGGTACAGGATCAGGTACGCATCGTACTGGACGCGGGCAAGGATCAGGTCGAACAGGCCGCCGAGAACCTGAACAACGGCGCTGCGCCGGACCTGGGCTAA
- the mnmA gene encoding tRNA 2-thiouridine(34) synthase MnmA: protein MNAIPNTRPTNGRPRVVVAMSGGVDSSVAAALLVDQGYDVIGLMMRLWSEPGSGPMTPTNRCCTLDQMNDARRVADILGIPFYVIDVRDHFRRSIVQFFIDEHAAGRTPNPCVECNRQIRFTYLLERAMALGADYLATGHYARIDQSDGVYRLRQGLDANKDQSYVLHVLQQSHLARVLFPVGELTKTEVRAVAQARGLTVAAKQESQDLCFLNDGDYRRFLREHGDGPPPPGPILDAAGRELGRHEGLPFYTIGQRKGLGLATPEPLFVLHKDAAHNALIVGPREALGAPALTAHHVNWIAGGPPAQPIPAQVKIRYKATPTAAIVTPLPNGEAHVAFATPVVGATPGQAAVFYDGDVCLGGGTIGAVATPGVGEAQPMPEVMPA from the coding sequence ATGAACGCTATCCCCAACACCCGCCCCACCAACGGCCGGCCGCGCGTCGTCGTCGCCATGAGCGGTGGCGTCGATAGCTCCGTGGCCGCCGCGCTGCTCGTCGATCAGGGCTACGACGTGATCGGCCTGATGATGCGCCTGTGGAGCGAGCCGGGCAGCGGGCCGATGACGCCCACCAACCGCTGCTGCACGCTCGACCAGATGAACGACGCCCGCCGCGTGGCCGATATACTGGGCATCCCATTCTACGTCATCGACGTGCGCGATCATTTCCGGCGCTCCATCGTCCAGTTTTTCATCGACGAGCACGCCGCCGGGCGCACCCCCAATCCGTGCGTGGAGTGCAACCGGCAGATCCGCTTCACCTATCTGCTGGAGCGGGCCATGGCCCTGGGCGCGGACTATCTGGCGACGGGCCACTACGCCCGCATCGACCAAAGCGACGGCGTCTACCGCTTGCGGCAGGGCCTGGACGCCAACAAGGATCAATCTTACGTTCTCCACGTCTTGCAGCAATCCCACCTGGCCCGCGTCCTCTTCCCGGTGGGCGAGCTGACCAAGACGGAGGTGCGCGCGGTGGCCCAGGCGCGCGGCCTGACCGTGGCCGCCAAGCAGGAGTCGCAAGATCTGTGCTTCCTGAACGATGGTGATTACCGGCGCTTCCTGCGCGAGCACGGCGACGGGCCGCCGCCACCCGGCCCGATTCTCGACGCCGCCGGCCGCGAATTAGGCCGCCACGAGGGACTGCCATTCTACACTATCGGCCAGCGCAAAGGGCTGGGGTTGGCCACGCCGGAGCCGCTGTTTGTCCTGCATAAGGACGCGGCCCACAACGCCCTCATCGTCGGCCCGCGCGAAGCCTTAGGCGCGCCCGCGCTGACAGCCCACCACGTCAACTGGATCGCCGGCGGCCCGCCGGCCCAACCCATTCCGGCGCAGGTGAAGATCCGCTACAAGGCCACGCCCACCGCCGCCATCGTCACCCCCCTGCCCAACGGCGAAGCCCACGTCGCCTTCGCCACGCCGGTCGTGGGCGCGACGCCGGGCCAGGCGGCCGTGTTCTACGACGGCGACGTCTGCCTCGGCGGCGGGACAATCGGGGCCGTCGCCACGCCGGGAGTGGGCGAAGCGCAACCCATGCCGGAGGTGATGCCCGCATGA
- a CDS encoding cysteine desulfurase family protein, with product MQPNAIYLDHGATTPLHPAVLAAMAPYWSEQFGNPSSHHRTGYVAARAVRAARDMVADLLGADADAVLFTGCGSESNNLALRGVMAAARAAGRGNHLITSAIEHSAVLATARQLRDLYGFDLTIVPVDETGRVRPADVAAAIRPDTALISIMAANNEIGSLQPWTEIGALARDRGILFHSDAVQLVATRRWNLRDEPVDLLTIAPHKFYGPKGVGILIARPEIYLVPALTGGGHERGLRAGTLNVPLIVGTAEALRLAMAELDERLAHVGPLRDRLLAELPATLPGQCVVTGHSTERLPHHASFAFRNLSGNDLLMHLDVAGIAAGSGSACSSGDPKPSTVLQACGLGPAWATGGLRLTLGRQNTAADVDAVLRVLPPIVADLTALATGLVAVPA from the coding sequence ATGCAACCGAATGCAATTTATCTGGACCATGGCGCGACGACGCCGCTACATCCGGCAGTTCTGGCGGCGATGGCCCCCTACTGGAGCGAACAATTCGGCAACCCGTCTTCACACCACCGGACGGGGTATGTTGCCGCGCGCGCCGTGCGCGCCGCCCGCGACATGGTGGCCGACCTGCTGGGCGCGGATGCCGACGCCGTCCTGTTCACCGGCTGCGGCTCAGAGAGCAATAACCTGGCCCTGCGCGGGGTGATGGCCGCCGCGCGCGCCGCCGGCCGGGGCAACCACCTCATCACCAGCGCCATCGAGCACAGCGCCGTGCTGGCGACGGCCCGCCAGCTGCGCGACCTCTATGGCTTCGATCTGACCATCGTGCCGGTGGACGAAACCGGCCGCGTGCGCCCGGCCGACGTGGCCGCCGCCATCCGCCCCGATACAGCGCTAATCAGCATCATGGCCGCCAACAATGAGATCGGCAGCCTGCAACCGTGGACGGAGATCGGCGCGCTGGCCCGCGACCGCGGCATCCTTTTCCACAGTGACGCCGTGCAACTGGTCGCCACGCGCCGCTGGAATCTGCGCGACGAGCCGGTTGACCTGCTGACCATCGCCCCCCATAAGTTTTACGGCCCCAAGGGTGTCGGCATCCTGATCGCCCGGCCGGAGATCTACCTGGTGCCGGCCCTGACCGGCGGCGGCCACGAGCGCGGCCTGCGGGCCGGCACGCTCAACGTGCCGCTCATCGTCGGCACGGCCGAAGCGCTGCGGCTGGCGATGGCCGAACTGGACGAGCGCCTGGCCCACGTCGGGCCGTTGCGCGACCGCCTGCTGGCCGAGTTGCCCGCCACCCTGCCCGGCCAATGTGTGGTCACCGGCCACTCGACCGAGCGACTGCCCCACCATGCCAGCTTCGCCTTCCGCAACCTGAGCGGCAACGATTTGCTGATGCACCTCGACGTGGCCGGCATCGCCGCCGGCAGCGGGTCGGCCTGCAGCAGCGGCGACCCCAAGCCGTCGACCGTGTTGCAGGCCTGCGGGCTGGGGCCGGCGTGGGCCACGGGCGGGCTGCGCCTGACCCTCGGCCGGCAGAATACGGCCGCCGACGTGGACGCCGTATTGCGCGTGCTGCCCCCCATTGTCGCCGACCTGACGGCGCTCGCCACCGGCCTGGTCGCCGTACCGGCCTGA